GAGATAATTCCAGACAAAAACAACAACACTCTCACTGTAAAAGACAACGGTATAGGAATGACAAAATCTGAAATTGACGAAAATCTCGGTACTATTGCCCGTTCAGGAACCAGAAGCTATTTGGAAAATCTTTCCAAAAACGATCTGAAAAGCCTTCCGGATCTTATAGGCCAGTTCGGAGTCGGTTTTTACAGCGCGTTTATGGTCGCAAAAAAAATTGAAGTGAAAAGCAAGAGCTATAAGCCTGATGAACCTGCCGTATTATGGACTTCGGAAGTAAATGATTACACTTACGAAATCACAGACTGCGACAAAAACGACAGGGGAACCGAGATCGTTCTTCATCTTAATAAGGAAGAAACCGATTTTCTCGAAGATTGGAAAATCACAGAAACAGTCAAAAGATTTTCGGATTTCGTCGATTATCCCATAATGCTTTTCACAGGTAAAGAAAAGAAACAGGTGAACTCTCAAAAAGCTCTGTGGCAGTACAAAAAAGACGAAATTACCCCCAACGAATACTCTGAATTTTATAAATCGATTTCCTTGGATTTCAACGAGCCCCTTTCCGTTATTCACTATAAAGCCGAAGGAAAACAGGAGTTTACCGCCCTGGCTTTCATTCCGTCAGAACGCCCGGCCATTTCATTTTTTGACGACATAAAATCCGGAATGAGCCTATACGTAAACAGGATCCTCATTCTTTCTCACAGCGAGGAAATTCTGCCTCACTACCTTCGGTTTGTGTCAGGTGTAATTGACAGCACCGATCTGCCTTTGAACATTTCCAGAGAACTGCTTCAGGAAAACAGAAAACTGATGCAGATCAAACAGAACATCGCAAAAAAAATACTCTCAGAGCTCGAAAAAGTAAAAAATGACAAAAGAGACGCGTACTTAAAGTTCTTTATCAGCTACGGACAATATCTGAAAGAGGGTGCGCTGTCAGATATTTCGAACAGGGAAAAACTTCTGGAACTCATGCTTTTTTCGACTTCTTCGACCGGTGAAGGCAAATTCAGAGATCTTGGTGATTATGTCTCATCCATGCCTGAAGGTCAGAGTGAGATATATTATCTCGTCGCAGAATCCGAGGATTTAGCAAGAAAATCACCGTCTCAGGAGATGTTAAAATCCAAAGGTTTTGAGATTCTCTATTTTCTTCCGGGAATTGACGAGATACTTGTCCAGAGTATTGGAAAATATAAAGATCACAGTTTTGTTTCAGTTTCCGAAGAGACTACGACCCGGAATGAAACTGTCAGCCCTGAAGAAATCGATCGTTTCAAAGGGCTTCTCGAGTTCATCAA
This is a stretch of genomic DNA from candidate division WOR-3 bacterium. It encodes these proteins:
- the htpG gene encoding molecular chaperone HtpG, translating into MQRQDFRTETKKLLDIVIHSLYSKKEIFLRELISNSSDAINRLRFLALTEDNVLKTQDSFTIEIIPDKNNNTLTVKDNGIGMTKSEIDENLGTIARSGTRSYLENLSKNDLKSLPDLIGQFGVGFYSAFMVAKKIEVKSKSYKPDEPAVLWTSEVNDYTYEITDCDKNDRGTEIVLHLNKEETDFLEDWKITETVKRFSDFVDYPIMLFTGKEKKQVNSQKALWQYKKDEITPNEYSEFYKSISLDFNEPLSVIHYKAEGKQEFTALAFIPSERPAISFFDDIKSGMSLYVNRILILSHSEEILPHYLRFVSGVIDSTDLPLNISRELLQENRKLMQIKQNIAKKILSELEKVKNDKRDAYLKFFISYGQYLKEGALSDISNREKLLELMLFSTSSTGEGKFRDLGDYVSSMPEGQSEIYYLVAESEDLARKSPSQEMLKSKGFEILYFLPGIDEILVQSIGKYKDHSFVSVSEETTTRNETVSPEEIDRFKGLLEFI